ACACCAGAGCTGTTGGCAAAGTTGGTTGATGTGGTATCTAGCTCGGGTGGTTCGAACCGGAATGCCACTACGATAGCTGCGGTTGCCGGCTCGAGCTCGAGACCTGCTGTTGCTTCATCCTCTGCTCCTGTGTATGAGCCACCGATGCAGCCTGTTGCGTCCCCTTCGTTTGCCGTTGATCTGAGCGGCAATGTTGGAGACGAGGTTCGGTATGGGGAACATATTCCCACCGAGGTACATTGTCCCACACCGGCTGGTGTTGGTGATGGTTTGTTTGATGATCCAGATGACGATGACGTGGAGCCGGATAAGATCGCTGATGAAAGCGGCGATGATGTTGGAACTACTGTTCCGACAAGGGCTACAGGTGGATCTAGTTCTGGCACACAGCAGTATCCACCCCATTTTTCCTCATTGGACCTGGATGCCATGCGGCAGGACGACAATGCTCTGCAGGCCTCAGGATTTGGTGCTAGAGATACCGAGGGGTCTGCCGGTATGAACGAGTTCCAGGTTGGCCAACAATTTCAGGATAAAGATGAGGCGCTGTTGAGTGTGAAGACGTACAGTATCCGCCGAGGGGTCCAGTACAAGGTCGTTGAGTCTGACTACCGCAGGTATGTGGGAAAGTGTTCTGAGTTTGGGAATGGGTGCACATGGCTAATTCGGTTGAGTCTCCGACAGCGGAAGGGTATCTGGGAAGTGAAGCGATACAACGGACCGCATACATGTCTTGCCAGCTCCATCTCCAGCGACCATAGGAGTCTGGACTACCATGTCATATCCACCTTCGTTATGCCGATGGTTAGGGCTGATGCAGGTGTGAACATCAAGGTGCTCCAAAATGCCACGGCCGCACACTTTGGGTTCAGGCCTACGTACAGGAGGGTATGGATGGCGAAGCAGAAGGCCGTTGCCGTGATATATGGGGACTGGGACGAGTCGTACAATGAGCTCCCTAGGTGGGTTTTAGGAGTTCAGCTGACGATGCCTGGCACTGTAGCCATCCTCAGGACTTGCCCTGTTCGAGTTGGGGGACAGGTTGACGATTCTCAGGTTTATTTTCATAGGCTGTTCTGGACTTTCCCCCCTTGTATCCAGGCATTCCGTCATTGCAAGCCTTTGGTGAGTATTGATGGCACCCATTTATATGGGAAGTATGGGGGAACACTGCTAGTCGCCATTGCACAAGACGGAAACTCGAACATCCTCCCCGTGGCATTTGCACTAGTTGAGGGTGAGAATGCTGAGTCAtggtctttctttctttcccacCTCCGTGAGCACGTGACACCTCAGCCGGGTCTGTTAGttatttcagataggcataacGGCATAAAGGCAGCCCTCGAGGCTCCGGATGGGGGATGGCTACCGCCTGCTGCGTACCGGGCGTTCTGCATTCGACACGTTGCAGCGAATTTTGCCTTGACGTTCAAGGGAAAAGATGCCCGGAGGCTTCTTGTTAACGCCGCATATGCCAAGATCGAGGTGGAGTTCGACTACTGGTTTGACATTCTGCGCTCTGAGAATCCGGCAATGTGTGACTGGGCGAACCGAATCGAGTATTCGTTGTGGACACAGCACTGTGATGAGGGTCGGAGATTCGGGCACATGACGACCAATATTTCGGAATGTGTCAACTCAATCCTGAAGGGGGTTAGAAACCTCCCTGTTTGCTCCCTGGTGAAGGCCACATACGGAAGGCTTGCTGAGCTATTTGTCCGTAAGGGTAGGGAGGCCGAGGCTCAGATGGGTACTGGACAACAATTCAGTCAATACCTAGTAAAGTGTATCGAGGCCAACCTGAGAACAGCCAGGCATTTCACGGTGACTGTTTACGACAGGGATAACTCGGAGTACACCGTTGCTGAGACGACTCCGACAGGCTCATTCTCTCTTGGTACGTACAGGGTCTCATTAGGGTCTAAGACTTGTGATTGTGGATACTTCCAAGCACTTCATTTTCCCTGTCCGCACGCACTGGCATGCTGTGCTTATTCACGGCTTACATGGCAGCCTTACGTCCACGAGGTATATCGCCTTAGCTCCATTTTCGGTGTCTATCAGATGGGATTTGCCCCTCCCATTCCGGAGGGTTTCTGGCCACCTTATGCCGGGCCTACCGTTATACCGGATCCGAGTATGAGGCGTGCGAGGGAGGGTCGTCCTAGATCCACAAGAATTCGAACCAACATGGATGAAGCAGATCCGAACCGGCCAAAGAGATGTGGCCTCTGCAGGCAGCCAGGTCACACCAGGCGTAGTTGTCCACAAGCCGCAGGCCCCAGCGGGACTGCTAGAAATCAGTAGGCGATTTGCTATGTATGTGTTTGTTTCTTATTGTATTAGCACTTGTCCTCTATTTGTTTATAACTTTTAATGTATTACAACTTGTATGGAACAACTTTGTTTCGTATGTGTAATGAAACTTGTTATTTGTACCAAATATTTCTGTTGAATGTCTTTTAAATCATTGAAATTTATAACTAGAACAAACAACATTATATCATGGTATGACTGATAACGAATAACATAACATGAAACTATAAATCATAACATAAAAGTAGAATACATCGACGTAAATGAGACTACATAACATAAATTCAAATAACATAATAAGAAAGTACATACCATAACAACGATAACAAACCAACAAAGTACACAATATAAATATGACAACAAGACATACACCACTATCCATGAATCATCTAAACAGGTGCGATCCAGTGCCGCAACGGCGTGGCACCCGTGTCCGGTAGCCCCTACGAATAAGTGGCTCCTCATCCTCAATCGACTCGTCGCTGTCATCCGGAACTGGCTGTCTCGGGGTCATAGGCGGTACATGGACGGGTCTGGATGAGGACGGGCCGGCAACTGAGTGTGATCCAATACTCTGCGCCGATGCTGGGGTCCCACCCATGGCAAAAGGATGCGCAGGAGCTACCGTGGCAGGCTCATTCAGATCAACGTCCAGCGGTGCCTGTGTCCCTGTCGTATGAACCCGTCCGGCTGCAGCCTCATCCTCCTGCATGATGGTCCGGATATCCTCAAGGAAATGTGGTCCACCAAACTCGTGCACAATGCCATCACTAGCAAGTAAGTCTCCAAACATCGAGCCAGGACTCACCCATGGAGTACTATCCTGAAGGATATGATCATCACCGGGAACACCTACGAAGTAATCTCCAAGACCTCCACCACCAAGCCCAGCATCAGTGTGACTCGTGGGATCTCCCATACCAGATCCAGGGGACCCACCATCATGCCCGCCCTGATGCGCCCTATCAACCCCCGCAACATCACCTCCCCCAGGCATCTGGGCACCCTGTCTAGCAGCACCCACCCTCCTCCTGCCTCCACGACCACGAACTCTCCCCCCACCCCTAACTGGGTCGTCTCCGGCATCCATAGCCTGATCTACCCAGTTCCACTCACGCTGGCTACGACGTGTCCCAACTCGTGCTCTCCTCTCAATGCGACGTCTGTCAGGAACATCCTCTACCCGGTCCATGTCTGGAAGTCGGCCTGCACCCCTCTGCGTCGCCTCATCTGGAA
This sequence is a window from Arachis stenosperma cultivar V10309 chromosome 10, arast.V10309.gnm1.PFL2, whole genome shotgun sequence. Protein-coding genes within it:
- the LOC130957128 gene encoding uncharacterized protein LOC130957128; translated protein: MASEESFLVLVHYRGSIKRKTRSGVKFTDKDPLCIIVTPTTTYDALVSSVLEKLGVEGVKRVKKFFYRIPTAVLHDTVKFDCFTIGSDEDLQVMFLSRRQFPEVRTPELLAKLVDVVSSSGGSNRNATTIAAVAGSSSRPAVASSSAPVYEPPMQPVASPSFAVDLSGNVGDEVRYGEHIPTEVHCPTPAGVGDGLFDDPDDDDVEPDKIADESGDDVGTTVPTRATGGSSSGTQQYPPHFSSLDLDAMRQDDNALQASGFGARDTEGSAGMNEFQVGQQFQDKDEALLSVKTYSIRRGVQYKVVESDYRRYVGKCSEFGNGCTWLIRLSLRQRKGIWEVKRYNGPHTCLASSISSDHRSLDYHVISTFVMPMVRADAGVNIKVLQNATAAHFGFRPTYRRVWMAKQKAVAVIYGDWDESYNELPRWVLGVQLTMPGTVAILRTCPVRVGGQVDDSQVYFHRLFWTFPPCIQAFRHCKPLVSIDGTHLYGKYGGTLLVAIAQDGNSNILPVAFALVEGENAESWSFFLSHLREHVTPQPGLLVISDRHNGIKAALEAPDGGWLPPAAYRAFCIRHVAANFALTFKGKDARRLLVNAAYAKIEVEFDYWFDILRSENPAMCDWANRIEYSLWTQHCDEGRRFGHMTTNISECVNSILKGVRNLPVCSLVKATYGRLAELFVRKGREAEAQMGTGQQFSQYLVKCIEANLRTARHFTVTVYDRDNSEYTVAETTPTGSFSLGTYRVSLGSKTCDCGYFQALHFPCPHALACCAYSRLTWQPYVHEVYRLSSIFGVYQMGFAPPIPEGFWPPYAGPTVIPDPSMRRAREGRPRSTRIRTNMDEADPNRPKRCGLCRQPGHTRRSCPQAAGPSGTARNQ